The Pan troglodytes isolate AG18354 chromosome 8, NHGRI_mPanTro3-v2.0_pri, whole genome shotgun sequence genome window below encodes:
- the LOC104008188 gene encoding uncharacterized protein LOC104008188 — protein sequence MTPARQLRQPRPLSQRSERASSPTATHRNRLPTSSARVSTAIAVAAEAAAASSSAREPMKPHSYRPLMLRRADRDTAADPNERRLGTNRPLCPGHSDLGPSPQTLLWTPRFAALCCSATQENGNKTQRGRLRPRGSPAAATAPRPVLLRLPPRAAAARSASPSAGAGGAAAAGGSAEPPQTESSARPCGGGSGHWVRPDPEAAAAGDEKMKRAAGK from the coding sequence ATGACCCCCGCTCGCCAGCTTCGCCAGCCGCGTCCGCTCTCCCAGCGCTCCGAACGTGCCTCGTCGCCGACCGCCACACACAGGAACCGCTTACCCACCAGCTCTGCCCGCGTCTCTACCGCCATAGCTGTCGCTGCCGAAGCGGCCGCAGCCTCCTCCAGTGCGAGGGAACCGATGAAACCTCACTCCTATCGGCCGCTCATGCTGAGGAGAGCGGACCGGGACACAGCAGCGGACCCGAACGAGCGCAGACTCGGGACGAACCGGCCGCTCTGCCCCGGACACAGCGACCTCGGGCCCTCCCCGCAAACACTCCTTTGGACTCCCAGATTCGCAGCCTTGTGCTGCAGCGCCACACAAGAAAACGGAAACAAAACCCAACGCGGCCGTCTAAGACCCCGAGGCAGCCCAGCCGCCGCCACCGCGCCTCGGCCAGTACTGCTCCGTCTCCCTCCCCGGGCAGCGGCGGCGCGCAGCGCGTCTCCTTCCGCCGGCGCGGGCGGGGCAGCAGCCGCGGGAGGGTCGGCGGAACCACCGCAGACGGAAAGTAGTGCCCGGCCCTGCGGAGGCGGCAGCGGCCACTGGGTCCGTCCAGATccagaggcggcggcggcgggagacGAAAAAATGAAGAGGGCCGCGGGAAAGTAG